GCGCGTCGCCGCAAAACGCGCGAGGTCGTCGGCGAGGACGCGCTCGGCGCCGTCAAAGTAAGTGATGAGCCAACCACGCGTCGCCAGCGCATCGAGGCGGGCCAGCGTCGCGGCGAGGTCTTTAATATAGTAGAGGACCTCGCAGGCGACGACGACGTCGAAGCGGCCCCCCTCCCAGCGTTCGTCGGTGACCAGCCCGGTTTCGAATGCCGCGCCCGGCACGCGTGCTTGCGCGCGGGCGATCGCGGTGGCGGAAATATCGAGGCCGGTGACCTGGCGCGCGAGCTGGGCCAGGTGCTCGGTTTGGTGGCCTTCGCCGCAGCCAAGCTCGAGCAAGGTGTCGATATCGCCAAACTGCTCGCGCAGGATCTTGTTGGTGGCGGCGAAGCGAAATTGCTCCTTGGCACTCGCCATATGCCAAGGATCGGCGACGCGGTAGGCAAAGTCGATGCGCTTGTGCGCGTCGCGGCGCGCGATGCCTTTCATGGTGCGGCGAATCCATTGTTCGCGCAGGGCCGCGCGAAGCGTCGACGCCTCGGGGGGCGCGTCCGGGTGGTTTGGTGCGGCCGTGGGCGTCGACCCTGGCGGCGGCAGGCCTGCGCCTGCTGGCGCCAGCTGCGCGCGATACGACAACCACGGCACGGCGAGCTGACCGCGAAACTCATCAAGCGATAGCTGACGATCGAGCGCGTAGCGCGGCAGATCCAGCCAGTCGCGGCGCCGTCGCAACGACATGCCATTCGCGTTGGCAAAGCCCAGCGTATAGCCCGCATCGCGCACCGCTTGGTGCAGCGTGCGGTCGCTGGCGACGCTGCGGCCGGTAGGATAGGCAATGGCGAGGGTGGGGCGCCCAAGTTCTTCTTCGAGGCGCCGCTTGCTGTGGCGCAGCTCGGTGGCGACTTCGCCAAGCGCAATCTGCTGCAGCACGCGATGGGTGACGCCATGCGAGGCAATGTCCATGCCGGCGTCGCGCAGCGCGCGCAGATCGTCCCACGTCATGATGAGCTCATCGGCGAGCCGCCGCTCGAGCTCGGGCGTCCAGTCGATTTGCAGCGCGGCGGCGAGCTCACGCATAAAACGCGGCAGGTCGAGATTAGCGCTGTCCTTGACTAGGCGCAGCAGCGCGTGGCGGCCGGTCTCATTGGCGATGAAGCGACGCGCCGTGGGGTAGGTCATCGCAAACGCCGTGCCTTGGCGTTCGCGTAGCATCCAGGCGATTTGTTCCCACCAAAACAGGCGCCGGTCGTCGATGTACCCAGTTGGCACAAAAAACGTCGCCGGCAGCTGATGCCGCGCCAACACGGGCAAGGCGCGGGTCAGGCACGACTTGTAGCCATCATCAAACGTGATGAGCAGCGCGTTGGCGGGTAGCGCGCCCTCGCCGCGCGCCGCTCGCGCCAAATCGGCCAGCCGCACGACCGAGAAGTTAGCCGCGACCCACGCCATCTGGCTATCAAACATGTCGGTGGTAGCGTCGGCGACGTCTGGATCAAAGCGATAGTCGGCGTCCGGCTGTTCGACGTGGTGATAGGTGAGGACCGTCAGCGGCGACCACGGCAGTTTCGACCACGGTAGGCGTTCGCGCGCGTCCATGAGCGACTGCGCGATCGGCCGCTGCCCCATAAGCGTCGACAGCGCCGCGCGAATTCGCATCGCCTCATTCTACGGCATTTGCGCGGTTTTTCCTATGGCGGTGTGGAAGTGATCCCGCGCAAGCGCGTCGCGCGACGTGGGCACACTCCGCTGGCCCGCCGCGGCGCCGGCACGTCGGACGC
The genomic region above belongs to Myxococcales bacterium and contains:
- a CDS encoding polysaccharide deacetylase family protein → MRIRAALSTLMGQRPIAQSLMDARERLPWSKLPWSPLTVLTYHHVEQPDADYRFDPDVADATTDMFDSQMAWVAANFSVVRLADLARAARGEGALPANALLITFDDGYKSCLTRALPVLARHQLPATFFVPTGYIDDRRLFWWEQIAWMLRERQGTAFAMTYPTARRFIANETGRHALLRLVKDSANLDLPRFMRELAAALQIDWTPELERRLADELIMTWDDLRALRDAGMDIASHGVTHRVLQQIALGEVATELRHSKRRLEEELGRPTLAIAYPTGRSVASDRTLHQAVRDAGYTLGFANANGMSLRRRRDWLDLPRYALDRQLSLDEFRGQLAVPWLSYRAQLAPAGAGLPPPGSTPTAAPNHPDAPPEASTLRAALREQWIRRTMKGIARRDAHKRIDFAYRVADPWHMASAKEQFRFAATNKILREQFGDIDTLLELGCGEGHQTEHLAQLARQVTGLDISATAIARAQARVPGAAFETGLVTDERWEGGRFDVVVACEVLYYIKDLAATLARLDALATRGWLITYFDGAERVLADDLARFAATRQPVQRNTFRYQDVTWNVMWHVKR